The Myxococcus virescens genomic sequence GGGCTCCCGCGGGTCGTAATAGGCAACCTCCTGTTCGACCGTCAGCGCGCAGCCCACCAGGTACTCCATGAACCGCTGCGCATTGGGGTCATGCAGCCGTCGGCGCGTGTTCGCGTCGCCCAGCGTGGGGTGGAACAGCTGCACGAGCGCCGAGGTCCCCAGCAACAGGTTGGAGTCGGCGTTGGTGGAGATGGCGTTGAGCACCAGCGCCTGCGTCGTGAGCGAGTTGGCGATGCGAATCTCCGACGCCTGCGCCCCTACCGTGGGCGTCTCCTCTTCATGAGGCCCGGTTCCGCAGCCCGACAGGGCGAAAAACACGAGCGAGGAAACCGCCAACAGGCGAGGCGAACCAAGGGCCATGAGACGTCCTCCAAGAACGACGGAAGGAAGGAGAGCTGCCTCCCAGCAAGCATGTGCCGAGCCAGCCTGGGAGGTTGTATGCGGTGCCATGAGAGCAGATCTCCACGCAGCATTCGCGTAGCGCTTCACGTCACACTGCCACCGGACAGTGACATTTCTCGCTACACGTCGAAAAGGGCAACCCGCAGGGATTCCAGGCGGGCTCGCCACAGGGGAGCGCCCTCCTCCACCGCGCGCTCGGCCCGGACCACCCAGGTGCGCGCCTCGTCGGCACGTCCCGCCTGGAGCGCGCCCCGGGCGGCCTGGAGGAGAATCTCCGCCTTCTCATCCGCTGAAGCCAGGGTGTCCGCGTCGTCCGCCAGGGCCAGCCACGCCTCCCGCGCCGAGCCGCCGCCCCGTGCATCCTGGACCTGTAGCTCCACCAGCCTCCGCATGACGGCCGTGGGCGGCAGCGATTCAGGCGGACAGTGGGCGTCAATCCACCGGAGCTGCCGCGTCGCCTCCTCCAGGTCGCCCAGCGCGGCGGCCAAGCGCGCGAGCAGCAACGCATCCACCGGGACGGGGTGCTCACGGAAGAAACGCACGCCCAGCTCGTGAACACGCCGGGCCAGCGGCAGCGCCTCCTCCAGACGGCCTTGCATGTAAAGCACCTCGGCGAGGTTGAAGGTCGACCAGCGCTCCACCTGCGCATGGCCCAGCTCCCGTCCCAGCGCCATCGCGCGGCGCAGGTCCTCTTCCATCCGAGCCACATTCCCCAGGCGCAACCACAGCAACACACGGTTGATGAGCGTAGCGGCCCGGTGCAGGGCGTCCCCGGCCTGCTCGCAGCGCAGCAGTGCCATGTCGAAGCGGGTCGCGGCTTCGTCGGTCCGGTCCAGGAACGTGAGCGCCGAGCCCAGCAGCGCCAGCGACACCACGAGCGTCTCGTGGTCTTTCGCCCGCTCCGCGCCTTCCACCACGCCGGTCAGAACGCGCACGGCGGCGCCCCACTCCCCCAGCCGGACGTGGAGCCGGCCCCGGGCCAGCGAGCAGCGCAGGGACAGGCGAGGCTCATCCAGCCGCTCGATGCGCTCCAGCGCCTCACGTGTACAGGCCGACGAACCCTCCACGTCCTCCATCCAGTCGCGGGCGGTGGCTTCCTCCAGCAGCAACTCCACCTGCTGGGCCTCGTCACCGCAGGCCACGGCCAGTGCCCGCGCGGCGCCCAGGTCCGCCAGCCCCTCCCGGAAGCGCTGAAGCCGGTGACGGACGCGCCCACGCCCCGACAACGCCAGGGCCCGGCGCTCCACATCTCCCTCCGGCAGCAACGCGAGCGCGCGCGTGTAGTGCTGCTCCGCCTCGACGGACAGGTGCGCACGGCGCGCGGACTCCGCGAGCGAGAGGAATGCGGTGATGGCCTCCGCATGAGCACCACAGGCCGCGGCGTGGTGGGCCCAGCGACGGCGCTCGGCCATCCCGTCCCGGGGCGTGGCGCGCAGCGCCGCGGCGTGGAGGACGCGACGTGAGGAAGCCGGCAGCAACGCCTCCAGCGCCTCGCGCAGCAGGGGGTGACGGAAGGCGAAGTGGCCCGGGGCCGTGGGCCGCAACAGCCCCGAGCGCGCCAGCCGCCGGAGTCCGGCCCCCGCATCAAGCGACGTCACGCGAGCCATCTCCTCGCTCGGCTCCAGGTGTCGCAGGGCGGCGTCCACGCGGGACACCTCCACTTCCGTGCCCAGCACCGCGCAAAGCCGCGCCAGGATTCGGTGTGCCGCGGGGAGCCCGGCCAACGCCCGCGCGGCGAGTCGCTCGAAGAGCGGCGTCACGGAGACGTCCAGCAACGCGTCCGGCGCGATGTACCACCCGCCTCCTGGAGACGCCCGCAGGGCCCCCGCGGCCCGCAGCGCGCCCGCGAGCTCCACCAACGACAAGGGGACACCCTGCGCCAGTTGCTCCAACCGCGCCAGCACCGGCTCGGGGACGTGCTCGGCGGGGCGCAGCAGGTGCAGCAACAGGGAACGGCTCGCCTCGGGCGTCAGCGGCGGCAGTGCGATTCGCGCGACGCGAGCGCTGCGCTCGCCCAGGTGCGGTCGCAACCCGAGCAACGCGGGCCTCGCGGCGATGCAGACCCAGAGCGGTGCACGCACACCCGCCAAGGTGGCGACCTCCAGCGCATCCAGGCTGGTGGGGTCCGCCAGGTGCGCGTCGTCGATGAGCAACACACGAGGGGCCGCCTGCGCCTGCCGCTGGAGTCCCTCGGCGAGGCAGCGCGCGGCTGCGTGTCGCTCATCCGCGAGTGGAAGCGTGGGTGCCTGGACAACACGGGCCGGCTCGGCGGTGGCCCGAAGCGCGTCCAGCAGCGACTCCGAGGACGCGGCGTCCGGAGAGGGCGCGCGGAGCCGCACCACGAGGCACCGCCCCGCGGCCTCCAACCGGGTGGACAGTGCCTCCAGAACGCGGGACGTGCCGTGCCCCACGTCACCCGTGAGGACGCACAGCCCTGGGACACCCTCCTCGATGCAGCGCGATGCCTCGGCCTCCAGCGCCGCCAGGACGGCATCGCGGCCCGACAGGGGCGGTGCATCCGCGGAGGACGTGGCCGCGCCCCCGTCGTGCAATCGCAGGCGCGCGCCGTCGGGCGAGTGCTCCGTGGCGCCCGGCCCCAACCTGGCCGCGGCGGAGGCAGTGACGCGCGCTTCTCCCAGGGCGAGGTCTTCCGGCCACCAGTCTCCTGCGGACTCCAAGGCAGGCCCCGCGACCCGCGTGGTCGTGGCGCCCGGAAGAACGTGCAGCCGCGACAGGTGCAGGACGGTGGCGGCCTTGCCCTCCTCCATCAGCTTGCGCGCCACCAGTGCGCCTGCGCGAAGGTTGGCCTCGGCGGACAGGGACTCGGAGAACACGACCAGATAGCCCCGTGCACTGGCGCGCGCGAGCGTGCCGCCCTGAGGCTCGAAGGTCAGCCGAAGCACATCGACCGAGATGTCCGCGCGGACGCCCAGCAGCGCGCCCCACCGCTCGCCGGCCCCCGGCCCGGACGACGTGGGCACCGCGGCGGGCGCGCCCTCCGGCGGAGCCATGGACAGGGACTGGGTACACGCGGCATCGAAAGCGGCGAGCACATCCGAAGCCCGCGAGAAACGTTCGGAGGGCGCCTTCGCCAGACACCGCGACAGCACCGCGTCGAGCGCCGTCGGCACGGGCGCGCGCTCCGACACCCGGGCGGGGCGAAGGCTGACGTGCCCGTGGCGAATCTCCTCGGCGCCGCCGATGAAGGGCGGCGCGCCAGTGAGCAACTCGTACAGGAGGACGCCCAGGGCGTAGACATCCGCGGCAGCGCCGGCCTCGCGCGCGTCCAGACACTGCTCAGGTGCCATGTAATACGGCGTGCCCAGCCGCTGCCCCACGAGCGTCAATACCTCGGACTCCGGGCGCTCTCCGTCGTCAGGTGCGCCGAGGAACCGCGCGAGCCCGAGGTCCAACAGGCTGAGCGCCCCACCCTCACGCAGGAAGATGTTCTCCGGCTTGAGGTCGCGGTGGGCCACGCCCACGGCATGGACGCGCTCCAAGGCGGCGCAGAGGCCCCTGAGCAATTCGCGCACACGGGGCACGGACGCCGCGCCCGAGCCCGGCAACGCCGCCATCCACGCGGCGAGCGTCTGGCCATGCAGCCGCTCCATGACGAGGAACGGCCGCCCTCGGACAACCCCCGAGTGGTGGAGCGTGGGCGTCGTCGGCGCGCCGATGCGGCGGAGCGCGGCGGCCTCCCGGGCGAAGCGCTCGCGGTGAGGCGGCCGTCCCACCTTGAGCGCGACCTCACGGCCATCCTCCTCGCGGTAGGCGGTGAAGACGTGTGAGAAGCCGCCCGAGCCCAGCAAGGCCGCGGGGCTCAAACCTGGCACGTCCGGGAGCGGAAAGGGCTCGGCGTCAGGGCCAGGCGACGAAGCGCGCTGGCCATGCACAGGACACACCGCGCCGGTGGCGAGACGGCGGTGGCAGACCGGACAGCGCATGGGGTGAATCGAACGTTACCAGAGCGCCTGGCTCAGGACGATGACAACCCCCATCAACCCTTCGCCCGCGATGAGGCCGGCGGCCAGCGTCACCACCCGCCCCTCCTGCGCCCCTGGATTCGCCCTGCGGGCCAAGGCCGCCGCCACCCCGCCCAGGAAGAACCCCAGCGCGGTGGACGCCGGCAACAGACAGGCCAGGCCCATGCCCAGGGGAGACGGCACCCAGTGTCGCACCCGTTCGGGAAGCAGTCGCTCCATCAGCGTGAGGACAGCGGCGGCGAGCGCGGCCCAACCGAGCGCCGCGCGCGTGCCCGGCTCCAACCCCGAGAGGCCCGAAGCCAGCACCTGGGCGATGCTGGCGGTGACCGTGGCGGCGGGCGCGGGGAAGCGCTCGCCCCCCAGCGCCGAACGGTCCGGCACCAACAGGAAGAACAGCGGCACCACCGCGGCGGCTCCCACCGCGCAACCCACGAGCTGCGCCAGGAACACGCGGCGGGGATGGGCCCCCAGCAGGTGTCCCGTCTTCACGTCACTGAGGAGGTCCGCCGCGGACGACGCCGCGTTGACGGTGATGCCCGCGGTGGCAAGGTTCGCCTCCACGTTGCGCGGCAGCAGCACGCCATAGGTCATCTGCGTCACCTGCCCCAGCGGGCCCACGGGCGTGACATCCGTCTCCCCCGTGACGCGGCAGGCGATGAGACACAGCACGAATGACAACGCCACCGCGAGCGCGGCGTGTGGCAGCGGAACGCCAAAGCCCACCTTGGCCACGGCGAGCGTGGCGGGCGTCAACACGACCAGCCCCGCCAGCAGCCAGCGTCCCGGCACCTGAAGCGCGTCCACCGGATGGGGCGCCACGGAGGGACGTTTGAAGAGTCCCTTCAATGCGCGCCCCAGGACGCGGCCCTCCAGCGCGAAGTGCAACAACGACGCGGTGGTGAGCGCCGCCGTCCCAGGCCAGAGACTCCAGGCGAGGAAGTCTCCCTCTGGAAGCAGCAGCCCCGAAGCGAACACGCGTGGTGCCACGACTCCGTGGATGAGCAGCGCGCCCAGGAACCAGGACGCCGTGAGCCGCAGCCCCAGCAGCGCGCCCGCGCCCAGCGGAAGCAGACTCGTCTCGAAGCCGAAGCCCAGGCGCTCCAGCGACATCCCGCTCAGCGTTCCGGGGAAAGGAAACACGTAGGGAAGGCGGCCCAGCCCATCCCGCACCAGGGTGACGAGCGCGGCGATACCTCCCCCCAGGCCCAGCATCGACAGCCGCGGACGGGACGACGCGCCCGTGGTGTGAAGCGCACGGATGGTCGCCGCCGCGGCCGTGCCCGTGGCGAACGGAAGCTGCTCATGGTCCACCAGCTTGCGCTTGAGAGGCACCGCGAAGAGCACGCCCAGCGCGGACAGGAGGAAGGTCCATGCGAGCAGCGCCCACCCGGGGGGATGACTGCCCGTCGTGAGCAACCACGCGCCCTGAACGGACACCAGGGCGCCGCCCGTCGCATAGCCCGCGGACGACGCCACGGCCTGCGCGGAGCACGTCTCCAGCGGCGAAAGCGGAGCACCCGCGACGCCCGGCGCCACGCGCCGCATCGCTCCGTGTGCCGTGTGCGCGAGCAACGCGGCGGTGATGGCCACGGGAAAGGCCACGGCCATCTTCAGGCCCGCATAGAGGTTGGTCGCGCAGGTGACGGCACCAATGCCACTTCCGAGCAGCACCGCCCGCAGGGTGAGCTGCGGCACCCGGTCCCCCTGGAAGACCTCGCGCAGCCAGAAAGTGTCCAGGGCCTCGGGGGAATCCCCTGGGATTCGCAGCAGCGTCAGCGGTGCCTGCGCCGGTGTCACTTCCTCGGAGGCAGCTTGGGGGACGGACTGAGACATGGGCCGCTCCATCTTTTCATTCCGGGGCCATCGGGGACGAGCCCCCTTCCCCATTCGCCACCACGGGACGCAGGCGCTGTACGCCCAGCATCAGGAGGTACCGGTCAGCGACACCGGGCAGGTAGCGCTCCAGGTGGAGCCCATCGGGACGGAATCCCAATTCGGCCAGGAAGCGGAACACGCGATGCGCGGCCTGGTCATCACGGACGGCGCACTCCAGCGTCGCGAACAGGGTCGGCGCCATCTCCTGCCGCCGGCTCCCGGGAGGCAGCCGCCTGCGGGGTTTGATGCGAAAGCCCACCTCGCCCAGGAGCTGCCCGTCCACCACGTCGAGCGTGCGGACGTACCCACTCGTCAGCACGGGGATGCCGCGGCGCTCGAGTTCCTTCTTCCACCCCGGCACCGCGGCGCGGAACGCCAGGGGCCCCGGGGGAGCAGTGACGGGGAACCACACGAGCACGGACGGCTCGACCCAGTGCTCCAGATGGACCCGCGGCCCCGACGACGCGCCGAGCCCCCGGAGGTACTGGTCGGCCAGTTGGAGCGAGAGCAGCCGCGCGGACAGGTCCTGCCGCCACGACAGGAGCATCGTCTCGCGCGCGCGTGCGTCCTTTCGGAGGAACTCACGGATGGCGGAGAGGGAGATGCCCGCGGCGCGCAGGCTACTGATGAAGCGTGCTTCACCGACCTGCCCGGGAGAATAGGCGCGGTAGCCATTCGCGCGCCGTGCGGAGGGCAGCAGCAGGCCCTTGCGCTCATAGAAACGCAGCGCGCTCGGTGCCAGGCCACATCGGTCCGCGAACTGGGAAATCGTCAGCATCCGGCGGCTTTCCCCTTGAGGTTGAACCAGCTTCAAGGTGGAGGGTTCGGAAACCATGAACGTTTCCATCGTCTCCCGAGGAGAAATCAAGCTGGTGGGCATCAAGGTGGT encodes the following:
- a CDS encoding OPT family oligopeptide transporter, with the protein product MSQSVPQAASEEVTPAQAPLTLLRIPGDSPEALDTFWLREVFQGDRVPQLTLRAVLLGSGIGAVTCATNLYAGLKMAVAFPVAITAALLAHTAHGAMRRVAPGVAGAPLSPLETCSAQAVASSAGYATGGALVSVQGAWLLTTGSHPPGWALLAWTFLLSALGVLFAVPLKRKLVDHEQLPFATGTAAAATIRALHTTGASSRPRLSMLGLGGGIAALVTLVRDGLGRLPYVFPFPGTLSGMSLERLGFGFETSLLPLGAGALLGLRLTASWFLGALLIHGVVAPRVFASGLLLPEGDFLAWSLWPGTAALTTASLLHFALEGRVLGRALKGLFKRPSVAPHPVDALQVPGRWLLAGLVVLTPATLAVAKVGFGVPLPHAALAVALSFVLCLIACRVTGETDVTPVGPLGQVTQMTYGVLLPRNVEANLATAGITVNAASSAADLLSDVKTGHLLGAHPRRVFLAQLVGCAVGAAAVVPLFFLLVPDRSALGGERFPAPAATVTASIAQVLASGLSGLEPGTRAALGWAALAAAVLTLMERLLPERVRHWVPSPLGMGLACLLPASTALGFFLGGVAAALARRANPGAQEGRVVTLAAGLIAGEGLMGVVIVLSQALW
- a CDS encoding serine/threonine-protein kinase, giving the protein MRCPVCHRRLATGAVCPVHGQRASSPGPDAEPFPLPDVPGLSPAALLGSGGFSHVFTAYREEDGREVALKVGRPPHRERFAREAAALRRIGAPTTPTLHHSGVVRGRPFLVMERLHGQTLAAWMAALPGSGAASVPRVRELLRGLCAALERVHAVGVAHRDLKPENIFLREGGALSLLDLGLARFLGAPDDGERPESEVLTLVGQRLGTPYYMAPEQCLDAREAGAAADVYALGVLLYELLTGAPPFIGGAEEIRHGHVSLRPARVSERAPVPTALDAVLSRCLAKAPSERFSRASDVLAAFDAACTQSLSMAPPEGAPAAVPTSSGPGAGERWGALLGVRADISVDVLRLTFEPQGGTLARASARGYLVVFSESLSAEANLRAGALVARKLMEEGKAATVLHLSRLHVLPGATTTRVAGPALESAGDWWPEDLALGEARVTASAAARLGPGATEHSPDGARLRLHDGGAATSSADAPPLSGRDAVLAALEAEASRCIEEGVPGLCVLTGDVGHGTSRVLEALSTRLEAAGRCLVVRLRAPSPDAASSESLLDALRATAEPARVVQAPTLPLADERHAAARCLAEGLQRQAQAAPRVLLIDDAHLADPTSLDALEVATLAGVRAPLWVCIAARPALLGLRPHLGERSARVARIALPPLTPEASRSLLLHLLRPAEHVPEPVLARLEQLAQGVPLSLVELAGALRAAGALRASPGGGWYIAPDALLDVSVTPLFERLAARALAGLPAAHRILARLCAVLGTEVEVSRVDAALRHLEPSEEMARVTSLDAGAGLRRLARSGLLRPTAPGHFAFRHPLLREALEALLPASSRRVLHAAALRATPRDGMAERRRWAHHAAACGAHAEAITAFLSLAESARRAHLSVEAEQHYTRALALLPEGDVERRALALSGRGRVRHRLQRFREGLADLGAARALAVACGDEAQQVELLLEEATARDWMEDVEGSSACTREALERIERLDEPRLSLRCSLARGRLHVRLGEWGAAVRVLTGVVEGAERAKDHETLVVSLALLGSALTFLDRTDEAATRFDMALLRCEQAGDALHRAATLINRVLLWLRLGNVARMEEDLRRAMALGRELGHAQVERWSTFNLAEVLYMQGRLEEALPLARRVHELGVRFFREHPVPVDALLLARLAAALGDLEEATRQLRWIDAHCPPESLPPTAVMRRLVELQVQDARGGGSAREAWLALADDADTLASADEKAEILLQAARGALQAGRADEARTWVVRAERAVEEGAPLWRARLESLRVALFDV
- a CDS encoding MerR family transcriptional regulator; translated protein: MLTISQFADRCGLAPSALRFYERKGLLLPSARRANGYRAYSPGQVGEARFISSLRAAGISLSAIREFLRKDARARETMLLSWRQDLSARLLSLQLADQYLRGLGASSGPRVHLEHWVEPSVLVWFPVTAPPGPLAFRAAVPGWKKELERRGIPVLTSGYVRTLDVVDGQLLGEVGFRIKPRRRLPPGSRRQEMAPTLFATLECAVRDDQAAHRVFRFLAELGFRPDGLHLERYLPGVADRYLLMLGVQRLRPVVANGEGGSSPMAPE